One genomic region from Rubinisphaera margarita encodes:
- a CDS encoding EF-hand domain-containing protein yields the protein MGIQNGDADSLKLWQTSCDRVFRELDTDQNGVLTRAECERVSADKWLNVPGARPLADEATEQRIRMNKVLVARDKDHDGRISLAEYLLSHTASKDGKSFFARLDKDQDAYLTPSEFFQSPEAGPPASVLFTFFDVDQDSFLTTQELQTSDNAHESLVMAAIFAAADADSDGHLSGKEFEGSLLSQRAVPPFASVSDINRDGQIEQREFTAQIYGHVAEQRLELFKELDKNNNNALSQDEFPFIERLHIIHGSLERQPQFDAEFRQLEQNQDGSLSLDEFRGRSLPADEARRREVSDFPEFVDGWFAFLDLDASDSLSFDEFRLNQTAQFRRYDKSADKLIDLEELLSSVAESNHDSATAAFRWFDHNDDSKWSPEEFERSTFAAPARDRLFEGFDRNADQQLSHQEYFAFYEGLELKQAIYNFERLDLDLSNTISLDEFRNTVALGPLPAEIFQAYDTDNSGSVEAEEYLSKFAEPAHRYRRSQFDHFDRSPRDGKLAFEEFQSLEVARPSPRQAFQGLDTDSDDTLSRDEFLGPHIDRFRTAAEISFRFFDSDQDQSLSIHEYAATPEARTFLPSLVHAFVDPNDDDRTEWEEVASFPSVQNHIVMLRHYFNVFDTNQDQTLTLEEFPLHIHVPVGGANLSPIVSKFLKLDTDGSGWLSVEEFRHREPWKLPGAEDRLKEWQEEAESVFATRDENQDGCLTWREFNPGSQILSPWVTAYGEKIELPEPAYFVRHVYFYAQDKNADYFLTAQELVNGVGVEALRREILESEFPLADLNRDEKISREEFEITRLARVHVIGEFKRRDQDQSGSLDESEFALFMPPQHSFLISTLFRRFDEDRSRSMDEGEFAITPVGKGMIGHVFNLVDWDKDGAVSLEEFIGEQKGDVAEELKELFIYLDTNADNTLDYGEYPIFKQSLPPGSPHLFEEHDANRDGQLTFAEFWNPSLRGSIRKPEVSLKQAMAEGHKEFQQLDVDHSNSLTLAEFQQQSLQKGGRVSATVGPVAQGGVPAAFLRPGYQPRPETAEEVLSRLDENEDELLSREEYGSYFKTRLPAEIDREFARFDLDGNERLTLAEFQRSPPSNPPPETMFEVRDKDQDKQLTLEEFVDQFDREPTARERRIFERFDADKNGSLALSEFRATGIAKPDSQIIVETRDLDGDRRLTLQEYREDVGAAPLPHEEALFKTMDVNADGYVALEEFQSFEPTRETAVLASADVQDLPELSPKSLDAGPSSSWLWIGGICAGVLAVGLIVQFGRRR from the coding sequence GTGGGGATTCAAAACGGGGACGCCGATTCGCTAAAGCTGTGGCAGACGTCCTGCGATCGCGTCTTCCGTGAACTCGACACCGACCAGAATGGCGTGTTGACTCGAGCTGAATGCGAGAGGGTCTCTGCTGATAAGTGGTTGAATGTGCCGGGAGCCAGACCCCTCGCCGATGAGGCGACCGAGCAGCGAATCCGGATGAACAAAGTCCTGGTCGCTCGAGATAAGGATCACGATGGCAGAATCTCTCTCGCCGAATATCTCCTGTCTCACACGGCTTCCAAAGATGGCAAATCCTTCTTTGCTCGGCTCGACAAGGACCAGGACGCTTACCTGACGCCATCCGAATTTTTTCAGTCTCCAGAAGCTGGTCCCCCTGCGAGCGTCCTCTTTACGTTTTTCGATGTTGATCAAGACAGTTTTTTGACGACTCAGGAACTGCAAACGTCCGACAATGCACATGAATCACTAGTCATGGCCGCCATCTTTGCGGCGGCTGATGCAGATTCAGATGGTCATCTCAGCGGCAAGGAGTTCGAGGGTTCACTGCTCTCTCAGCGAGCCGTTCCTCCGTTCGCCAGTGTGAGTGACATCAACCGTGACGGTCAGATCGAACAACGGGAGTTCACTGCGCAGATTTATGGGCACGTGGCTGAACAGCGACTTGAACTTTTCAAGGAGCTGGACAAGAACAACAACAACGCTCTCTCGCAGGACGAATTTCCCTTTATCGAGCGACTGCACATCATTCACGGTTCTCTCGAACGCCAACCGCAATTCGACGCGGAGTTTCGCCAGCTCGAGCAGAACCAAGATGGCTCACTCTCTCTGGATGAGTTCCGCGGTAGAAGCCTTCCTGCCGACGAAGCTCGCCGACGAGAAGTCAGTGACTTCCCAGAGTTTGTAGACGGTTGGTTCGCTTTTCTTGACCTCGATGCTTCCGACTCACTCAGTTTCGACGAGTTCAGGCTCAATCAGACGGCTCAGTTCCGCAGGTACGACAAGTCAGCAGACAAGTTGATCGACCTCGAAGAACTTCTGTCTTCTGTCGCGGAGAGTAACCACGATTCTGCCACTGCTGCGTTTCGCTGGTTCGACCACAACGACGACAGCAAGTGGAGTCCGGAAGAGTTTGAGCGTTCCACATTCGCTGCTCCGGCACGCGATCGACTATTCGAAGGATTCGATCGAAACGCGGACCAGCAACTAAGCCATCAGGAGTACTTTGCCTTCTATGAAGGTCTGGAGCTCAAGCAGGCGATTTATAATTTCGAGCGTCTGGACCTTGATCTGAGCAACACGATTTCCCTGGATGAGTTTCGCAACACTGTAGCGCTGGGGCCTCTGCCGGCGGAGATTTTTCAAGCTTACGATACTGACAACAGCGGCAGCGTCGAGGCGGAAGAATATCTCAGCAAGTTTGCAGAGCCTGCTCACCGATACCGAAGGAGTCAGTTTGATCACTTCGACAGGTCACCTCGGGACGGGAAGCTGGCCTTCGAGGAATTTCAAAGTCTTGAAGTCGCTCGTCCGTCGCCGAGGCAGGCTTTCCAGGGACTCGATACGGATTCAGACGACACGTTGAGTCGTGATGAGTTTCTCGGCCCTCATATCGATCGCTTCCGAACGGCGGCGGAAATCTCATTTCGCTTCTTCGACTCCGATCAAGACCAATCTTTGTCCATTCATGAATATGCCGCGACTCCGGAAGCTCGCACATTTCTACCGAGTCTCGTGCATGCGTTCGTGGACCCGAATGACGACGACCGAACTGAATGGGAGGAAGTTGCCAGCTTCCCATCAGTTCAGAACCACATTGTGATGCTCAGGCATTACTTCAACGTGTTCGACACCAATCAGGATCAGACGTTAACCCTCGAAGAGTTTCCACTTCACATTCACGTTCCAGTGGGCGGAGCGAACCTGAGTCCCATCGTCAGCAAATTTCTCAAATTGGACACCGATGGATCGGGGTGGTTAAGTGTCGAGGAATTTCGACATCGGGAACCATGGAAGCTGCCCGGTGCCGAGGATCGACTGAAAGAATGGCAAGAGGAAGCGGAGAGCGTTTTCGCGACAAGGGATGAGAATCAGGATGGCTGCCTGACATGGCGAGAGTTCAACCCTGGCTCTCAAATCCTCTCTCCGTGGGTTACTGCATACGGAGAGAAGATCGAGCTGCCCGAACCCGCCTATTTCGTCCGGCACGTTTATTTTTATGCTCAGGATAAAAATGCCGATTACTTTCTGACAGCGCAAGAGTTGGTCAATGGTGTCGGTGTCGAGGCACTCAGACGAGAGATACTGGAGTCGGAGTTTCCTCTCGCGGACCTCAATCGCGACGAAAAGATTTCACGAGAGGAGTTTGAGATTACTCGTCTGGCTCGCGTCCACGTGATTGGTGAATTCAAACGACGAGACCAGGATCAAAGCGGCTCGCTCGATGAGTCAGAATTTGCACTGTTCATGCCTCCGCAGCATTCTTTCCTGATTTCAACTTTGTTCCGTCGGTTTGACGAAGATCGCAGTCGGAGCATGGATGAGGGGGAATTCGCGATCACGCCAGTCGGCAAAGGCATGATTGGACACGTCTTCAATCTTGTGGATTGGGATAAGGATGGAGCAGTTAGTCTGGAAGAGTTCATCGGCGAACAAAAGGGCGATGTCGCTGAGGAATTGAAGGAGCTTTTCATTTACCTCGACACGAACGCCGACAATACGCTGGACTACGGCGAATACCCGATTTTCAAGCAATCACTTCCGCCCGGCTCTCCTCATCTCTTTGAAGAGCACGATGCCAATCGCGATGGACAACTCACCTTTGCGGAGTTCTGGAATCCATCACTGCGAGGTTCCATTCGAAAGCCGGAAGTCTCTCTCAAACAAGCCATGGCCGAAGGCCACAAGGAATTTCAGCAGCTCGACGTCGACCACAGCAACTCCCTCACACTTGCCGAGTTTCAGCAGCAGTCTCTGCAGAAAGGGGGACGGGTGAGTGCGACCGTTGGGCCTGTCGCTCAAGGGGGAGTTCCTGCCGCATTTCTCCGTCCGGGTTACCAGCCGCGACCAGAGACCGCTGAGGAGGTCCTCAGTCGGCTGGATGAAAATGAGGACGAGCTTCTCTCGCGAGAAGAGTACGGTTCCTACTTCAAGACACGCCTGCCCGCAGAAATTGATAGGGAATTCGCTCGGTTTGATCTTGATGGCAATGAACGTCTTACACTTGCAGAGTTCCAGCGCTCTCCCCCGTCCAATCCGCCGCCTGAGACGATGTTTGAGGTACGCGACAAAGATCAGGACAAACAACTCACTCTCGAAGAGTTCGTGGACCAGTTCGATCGGGAGCCAACTGCGCGAGAACGACGAATCTTTGAGCGGTTCGACGCCGATAAGAACGGCTCGCTGGCATTAAGCGAGTTTCGAGCCACCGGGATCGCGAAGCCTGACAGCCAGATAATTGTCGAAACGCGAGATCTTGACGGAGATCGACGGCTCACTCTTCAGGAGTATCGCGAAGATGTGGGAGCGGCTCCGTTACCTCACGAAGAAGCGCTGTTCAAGACGATGGACGTGAACGCCGATGGGTATGTCGCCCTTGAAGAGTTTCAGTCATTTGAGCCAACCCGTGAGACGGCCGTTCTGGCATCGGCGGATGTGCAGGATCTTCCAGAACTCAGTCCCAAATCTCTCGATGCCGGCCCCTCCTCAAGCTGGCTGTGGATTGGAGGCATTTGCGCCGGGGTTCTGGCCGTTGGTTTGATCGTCCAGTTCGGGCGCCGTCGATAA